The following coding sequences lie in one Musa acuminata AAA Group cultivar baxijiao chromosome BXJ3-1, Cavendish_Baxijiao_AAA, whole genome shotgun sequence genomic window:
- the LOC103988167 gene encoding histone chaperone ASF1B, translating into MSAVNITNVTVLDNPTAFLSPFQFEISYECLVPLEDDLEWKLIYVGSAEDETYDQLLESVLVGPVNVGNYRFVFQADPPDPTKIREEDIIGVTVLLLTCSYMGQEFIRVGYYVNNDYDDEQLREEPPPTVLIDRVQRNILADKPRVTKFPINFHPDPSENGGQQQQPPVSPENRTGEEPQSVQQPKC; encoded by the exons ATGAGTGCGGTAAATATAACGAACGTCACGGTGCTGGATAATCCGACGGCGTTCCTTAGCCCGTTCCAGTTCGAGATATCTTACGAGTGCTTGGTTCCTCTGGAAGATG ATTTGGAGTGGAAACTCATATACGTTGGATCAGCAGAAGATGAGACTTATGACCAGCTGCTTGAGAGTGTGCTTGTTGGTCCCGTCAACGTTGGCAATTATCGCTTTGTTTTCCAG GCAGATCCACCAGATCCAACCAAGATTCGTGAAGAAGACATCATAGGCGTCACTGTGCTACTGTTGACATGCTCCTACATGGGGCAGGAGTTCATCAGAGTGGGCTACTACGTGAACAATGACTATGATGATGAGCAGCTCAGAGAAGAACCTCCTCCGACAGTTTTGATCGACAGAGTTCAGCGGAATATCTTGGCCGACAAGCCTCGTGTGACAAAATTTCCCATCAACTTCCATCCTGACCCTAGCGAAAACGGAGGGCAGCAACAGCAGCCGCCTGTGTCGCCCGAAAACCGTACCGGCGAGGAACCACAGTCTGTCCAGCAACCCAAGTGTTAG
- the LOC135628547 gene encoding oleosin-like, which produces MAERQPSGPWTVSTRHQWSAPFTTSGGPSLLRRLQGHAPSSNQVVGFLTLVISGCILLVLAGLTLAGAVLVLTFFGPIVLLTSPMWVPVGFMMFVVSAAVLSACGFGVAALAGASWLYNYFMGRQPAGSDRVDCARSRIADGPSDVTDYARECGGYPRSRVKDAAPGA; this is translated from the coding sequence ATGGCGGAGAGGCAACCAAGTGGCCCATGGACAGTGTCGACGCGCCACCAGTGGTCCGCCCCCTTCACCACCTCCGGCGGGCCAAGCCTCCTCCGCCGGCTACAGGGCCACGCACCCAGCTCCAACCAGGTCGTCGGCTTCCTCACCCTCGTCATCTCCGGCTGCATCCTCCTCGTCCTCGCCGGCCTCACCCTCGCCGGCGCCGTCCTGGTCCTCACCTTCTTCGGCCCCATCGTCCTCTTGACGAGCCCGATGTGGGTCCCGGTCGGTTTCATGATGTTTGTCGTGTCCGCCGCCGTCCTCTCCGCGTGCGGGTTCGGCGTGGCGGCCCTGGCGGGCGCCTCGTGGCTGTACAACTACTTCATGGGGCGGCAGCCGGCCGGATCGGACCGGGTGGACTGCGCACGCAGCCGGATCGCTGATGGGCCGAGCGACGTGACGGACTACGCGAGGGAGTGTGGTGGGTACCCGAGGAGCCGGGTGAAGGACGCGGCGCCGGGGGCTTGA
- the LOC135628315 gene encoding NRR repressor homolog 1-like, with translation MEGGRRRGERSAPAESPDGGREGDDNREEEGMEKFYALIANIRAIRDSLRRSQRKRLRKEAAKPVWKPRFEMEDFMHEEEEEDEEEGSGSSAIDASRPPKQRRKEEREEEGEEGKSRGLDLCLSL, from the coding sequence ATGGAAGGAGGGAGGAGACGAGGAGAGAGATCAGCTCCGGCGGAGTCACCGGATGGGGGTCGGGAAGGAGATGACAACCGCGAGGAGGAAGGGATGGAGAAGTTCTACGCTTTGATCGCGAACATCAGAGCGATCAGAGACTCCCTGAGGAGAAGCCAACGTAAGAGGCTGAGAAAGGAAGCGGCGAAGCCTGTTTGGAAGCCGAGGTTCGAGATGGAAGACTTCAtgcatgaggaggaggaggaggacgaagaggaAGGCAGTGGTAGCTCGGCGATCGACGCGTCGAGACCTCCGAAGCAAAGGagaaaggaggagagggaggaggagggagaagaagGGAAGAGTCGTGGCTTAGATCTGTGTCTTTCTCTCTGA
- the LOC135629523 gene encoding small ribosomal subunit protein RACK1-like, giving the protein MADTLVLRGTMRGHSDMVTAIAAPVDNSDMIVSSSRDKSVLVWHLTKDAPAALADGSGAGSAYGVPRRRLTGHSHFVEDVVLSSDGQFALSGSWDGDLRLWDLSTGATTRRFSGHTKDVLSVSFSVDNRQIVSASRDRTIKLWNTLGECKYTIQDADAHTNWVSCVRFSPNAYQPTIVSGSWDRTIKVWNLTNCKLRSTLAGHSGYVNTVAVSPDGSLCASGGKDGVTLLWDLAEGKRLYSLDAGAIIHSLCFSPNRYWLCAATQESVKIWDLESKTIVQDLKPETTTTKNQMLYCTSLTWSADGSTLFTGYTDGTIRVWEIRY; this is encoded by the exons ATGGCCGACACCCTGGTCCTCCGCGGTACGATGCGAGGCCACAGCGATATGGTAACGGCCATCGCCGCCCCCGTCGACAACTCCGACATGATCGTCTCCTCCTCCCGGGACAAGTCCGTCCTCGTCTGGCACctcaccaaggatgcccccgccgCTTTAGCCGACGGTTCTGGCGCCGGCTCTGCCTACGGTGTCCCCCGCCGCCGTCTTACCGGTCACTCTCACTTCGTCGAGGACGTGGTGCTCTCCTCGGATGGCCAGTTCGCCCTGTCCGGCTCCTGGGATGGCGATCTCCGCCTCTGGGACCTCTCCACAGGCGCCACCACACGCCGCTTCTCTGGCCACACCAAGGACGTCCTCTCTGTTTCCTTCTCCGTCGACAACCGCCAGATCGTCTCCGCCTCCCGTGACCGTACCATCAAGCTCTGGAACACACTCGGCGAGTGCAAGTACACCATCCAGGACGCCGACGCCCACACCAACTGGGTCAGCTGCGTCCGCTTTAGCCCCAACGCTTACCAGCCCACCATCGTCTCCGGCTCCTGGGACCGCACTATCAAGGTGTGGAATCTGACCAACTGCAAGCTCCGGAGCACCCTCGCCGGTCACTCCGGATACGTCAACACTGTTGCTGTCAGCCCCGACGGTTCCCTCTGTGCCAGTGGCGGCAAGGATGGGGTCACGCTGCTGTGGGACCTCGCAGAGGGCAAGCGCCTCTACTCGCTTGATGCTGGTGCCATCATCCACTCTCTTTGCTTCAGCCCCAACCGGTATTGGCTGTGCGCTGCCACCCAGGAGAGCGTCAAGATCTGGGACCTTGAGAGCAAGACCATTGTGCAGGATCTCAAACCTGAGACCACCACCACCAAGAATCAG ATGCTGTACTGCACAAGCTTAACATGGAGTGCAGATGGTAGCACGCTGTTCACTGGTTACACTGACGGAACCATCAGAGTCTGGGAGATACGATACTAG